The following proteins are encoded in a genomic region of Mycobacterium sp. 155:
- the fabG gene encoding 3-oxoacyl-ACP reductase FabG, translating into MTQVSLLTGQTAVVTGGAQGLGLAIAQRFIEEGARVVLGDLDLEATEAAAAQLGGSDVAAAVRCDVTSSAEVEALVAAAVERFGGLDIMVNNAGITRDATLRKMTEEQFDQVIAVHLKGTWNGTKSSAAIMRENKRRAIVNMSSISGKVGLIGQTNYSAAKAGIVGMTKAAAKELAHLGVRVNAIQPGLIRSAMTEAMPQRIWDQKLAEVPMGRAGEPDEVAKVALFLASDLSSYMTGTVLEVTGGRYV; encoded by the coding sequence GTGACGCAGGTGTCATTGCTTACCGGCCAAACTGCGGTGGTGACCGGTGGCGCCCAGGGCCTGGGTTTGGCGATCGCACAACGGTTCATCGAGGAGGGCGCCCGCGTGGTGCTCGGCGACCTCGACCTGGAAGCCACCGAGGCGGCGGCTGCTCAGCTCGGCGGTTCCGATGTCGCCGCGGCAGTGCGGTGTGACGTGACCTCCTCCGCCGAGGTTGAGGCACTCGTCGCTGCCGCTGTGGAACGGTTCGGTGGTTTGGACATCATGGTCAACAACGCCGGAATTACGCGCGACGCGACCCTGCGCAAGATGACCGAGGAGCAGTTCGATCAGGTCATCGCCGTGCACCTGAAAGGTACCTGGAACGGCACCAAGTCGTCCGCGGCGATCATGCGGGAAAACAAGCGCAGGGCGATCGTGAACATGTCATCGATCTCCGGCAAGGTCGGCCTCATCGGGCAGACCAACTACTCGGCGGCCAAGGCGGGCATCGTCGGCATGACCAAGGCCGCCGCCAAGGAACTGGCGCACCTCGGAGTGCGGGTCAACGCGATCCAGCCTGGCTTGATCCGATCGGCCATGACCGAGGCCATGCCTCAACGTATCTGGGACCAGAAGCTGGCCGAGGTGCCGATGGGACGGGCTGGTGAGCCCGACGAGGTGGCTAAGGTCGCGCTGTTCTTGGCCAGCGATCTGTCGTCGTACATGACCGGCACGGTGCTTGAGGTGACGGGCGGTCGGTACGTATGA
- a CDS encoding MaoC family dehydratase — protein sequence MKVFNGLDEFAAATGSELGPTGWMEITQDRVNLFADATDDHQWIHVDPEKAAGGPFGGTIAHGLLTLSLLPHFTHQLYRVDDIAMAINYGYNKVRFITPVKVGASVRARAHIDEVAELDGAVQAKMTVTVEIDGAAKPAAVAESIVRFIG from the coding sequence TTGAAGGTCTTCAACGGGCTTGACGAGTTCGCGGCGGCGACGGGCAGCGAGCTCGGGCCGACCGGGTGGATGGAGATCACCCAGGATCGGGTGAATCTGTTCGCCGACGCCACCGACGATCACCAGTGGATCCATGTCGACCCGGAGAAGGCCGCCGGTGGGCCGTTCGGCGGGACCATCGCGCACGGCTTGCTCACCCTCTCGCTGCTGCCGCATTTCACTCATCAGCTGTACCGCGTCGACGACATCGCGATGGCGATCAACTACGGCTACAACAAGGTTCGTTTCATCACGCCGGTGAAGGTCGGTGCCAGTGTGCGGGCTCGCGCGCACATCGATGAGGTCGCCGAGCTCGACGGTGCCGTGCAGGCGAAAATGACGGTGACCGTGGAGATCGACGGTGCGGCCAAACCTGCCGCGGTGGCCGAGTCCATCGTCCGATTCATAGGCTGA
- a CDS encoding universal stress protein, protein MSLTPDEYGIVVAVDGSAASNAAVKWAAREAVMRAASVTLTHIIEPAVVSWPIAPMQGSITEWQQENADQVIAQAQEIFVTNIDEAQPPTVHTDVRAGIAVSELTEASTHAQMVVVGSQGMGAFERAVLGSVSSGLLHRAHCPVAVVHADETRSVDTTSPVLLGIDGSPASEGATALAFDEASRRGVDLVALHAWSDVPVFPIFGMDWRRDEDEGHEVLGERLAGWNEKYPDVHVQRRIVCDEPARWLVEESRQAQLVIVGSHGRGGFTGMLLGSVSSAVAQAARVPVIVVRS, encoded by the coding sequence ATGAGCCTGACCCCAGACGAATACGGAATTGTCGTTGCGGTGGACGGATCGGCCGCGTCGAACGCAGCCGTCAAGTGGGCCGCTCGCGAAGCCGTCATGCGGGCGGCGTCAGTGACCCTGACCCACATCATCGAACCGGCGGTTGTGAGCTGGCCGATTGCGCCCATGCAAGGATCCATCACCGAGTGGCAACAGGAGAACGCCGATCAAGTCATCGCGCAAGCTCAAGAAATCTTCGTCACCAATATCGATGAAGCGCAACCCCCCACCGTGCACACTGACGTGAGGGCTGGCATCGCCGTATCCGAGCTGACCGAAGCATCCACCCACGCACAGATGGTCGTTGTCGGCAGTCAGGGTATGGGGGCCTTCGAGCGAGCCGTCCTCGGATCGGTCAGCAGCGGTTTGCTCCATCGCGCGCATTGCCCGGTTGCCGTGGTCCATGCTGACGAAACCCGTTCGGTGGACACCACATCCCCGGTCCTGCTAGGCATCGACGGGTCACCCGCTTCTGAGGGCGCGACCGCGTTGGCGTTCGATGAAGCGTCGCGGCGCGGCGTAGATCTCGTGGCACTGCACGCGTGGAGTGACGTCCCGGTCTTCCCGATCTTCGGGATGGATTGGCGCCGTGACGAAGACGAAGGGCACGAGGTGCTCGGTGAACGGCTGGCGGGCTGGAACGAGAAATACCCAGACGTCCACGTACAGCGCCGAATCGTCTGCGATGAACCGGCGCGGTGGCTCGTCGAGGAGTCCCGGCAGGCGCAGCTCGTCATCGTGGGCAGTCACGGCCGCGGCGGCTTCACCGGCATGCTCCTCGGCTCTGTCAGCTCCGCCGTGGCGCAAGCTGCGCGGGTTCCGGTGATCGTGGTTCGCAGCTGA